One Thermosipho africanus Ob7 genomic window, GCGGCGGCGTAGCTCAGTGGCTAGAGCAACTGATTCATAATCAGTGAGTCATGGGTTCGAGTCCCATCGCCGCCACCAAAATAGAAAAGTTAAGAGAATGGAGCCGATAAGGCTCCGTTTTTTTTTTTACAATATTGAATTTTTTTCCTTAGTGAGTATAATGAATAAATTATTAGAGAATTTTTCTTTTTGAAATATGAATTTGCCTAAGTAACTTTTAATGTTAATGATGATTGACTATATAGTTATGTGTGAAAAATTTTTCTATTAAGATATTAAATGTCTCCACAAACATTTAAAAATGTTACCTACCTCTATGAAGCTTTATACGCTACTATAGAAAATTTCTTTATTCCAGAAATTATAGAAAGTATAAAATAGTAAAATTCCCAGGTTTTCCTGGGAATTTTTTATTAGTTAGATTTGATGTGATTTTTTTAGCTTTATACTATTTAAAGCTTTCAAATGAATATATTGCCTTTTAATCTTAATCGTGAAAAATTTCATGATTTTTGATTTGATGTTAAAATATTAATAGATAATGTTAAAAAAATCACAAATCAAAAAGGGGGAACTTGCGTTGGAATTTCAACTTACGAAACTTCAAAAATGGATAAAAAAAGCAGCAAGAGAGATAACTGAAAAAGAGTTTAAGAATCTTGCAGCAAAGGTTGATGAGGAAGGTTATTTTCCTATTGAAAATGTTGAAAAGTTAAGGAAATACGGTTTTTTAGGAATGAATATTCCAAGAGAATACGGTGGAGCAGGAGCTGATGATCTATCTTATGTTATAGCAGTTGAAGAGATTTCAAGATATTGTGCTACTACAGGGGTTATTCTCTCAGCACATAATTCTTTAGCTTGTTGGCCAATATACTACTATGGAACGGATTATCAGAAAGAAAAATTTTTGAGACCTCTTGCAACTGGTGAAAAACTTGGTGCATTTGCATTGACTGAACCAAATGCTGGAAGTGATGCTTCAAATCAATCTACATATGCAGTTAAAGATGGAAATAATTGGATTATAAATGGAACAAAGATATTTATAACAAATGGTGGGGTTGCAGATATTTATATAATTTTTGCTTCCACTAATAAGGAATTGGGAGCAAAAGGTATAAGTGCGTTTATAGTCGAAAGAGATACACCCGGATTTAGCATAGGAAAGATTGAAGAAAAGATGGGAATCAGAGGTTCAGCAACGGCAGAGCTAATTTTAAATAACGTTGTAGTTCCTGGAGAAAATTTGCTTGGCAAAGAAGGGCAAGGGTTTAAAATTGCTTTAAAAACTCTAGATGGCGGACGTATCGGTATTGCAGCCCAAGCCCTTGGGATTGCACAAGGTGCTTTTGATGAAACAGTAAAGTACATTAAGCAAAGGGAACAATTTGGAAGGCCAATTGCAAAATTTCAATCGGTCCAGTTTATGATTGCAGAAATGAAAACAAAGATTGAGGCAGCAAGATGTCTTGTTTATAATGCTGCTTTAAAGAAGATGAAATGTTCTGATTATTCTTTGGAAGCTGCAATGGCAAAGTATTATGCTTCAGATGTTGCAATGGAGGTTACAAGAATGGCTGTTCAATTGCATGGAGGTTACGGCTATACAAAGGAATATCCAGTAGAAAGAATGATGAGAGATGCAAAAATAACGGAAATATATGAAGGGACCACAGAAGTTCAAAAGATTGTAATATCATCAAACATACTAAAGTAAGGGGGAAACAATATGAATATTGTGGTTTGTATAAAGCAAGTTCCGGATACTACAGAGTTAAAGATAGATCCAATAACTGGAACACTTATTAGAAAAGGTGTGCCTTCCATTATGAACTATGATGATAAAGCTGCCCTTGAAGAAGCCTTGAAGTTAAAAGATCAAATAGGGGCTAAAGTTACTGCTATTTCTATGGGACCTGAACAAGCAAAAGAAGTACTTGAAGAAGCTTTAGCTATGGGAGCAGATGATGCGATTTTGATTAGTGATAAGGTTTTTAGCGGCTCTGATACATGGGCTACTTCTAATGTTTTAAGTGAAGCAATTAAGAAAATTGGATTCGACGTAATATTTACTGGAAGACAAGCTATAGATGGAGATACTGCTCAAGTTGGACCTCAGATTGCACAAAAACTTGGTATACCTCAGGTAACTTATGTAAGAAAGCTTTCATATAAAGAAGGGAAATTTTTAATTGAAAGAGAGATGGATGATTATATTGAGATTATGGAAGCAAGGCCGCCTGTTTTATTTTCCGTTGTTAAAGAAGCTAACAATCCAAGGTATCTGGATGTAAGAAGGTTAGTTGATATTTGTCAAAAAGATCCAATACAAATCTGGAATAACAATGATTTAAAAATTGATGAAAGCATAATTGGATTGAAAGGTTCACCTACAAAAGTAAAGAAAACATTTACCCCGACGTTTGAAAAAGAAACTAAGGTAATTGAAGGAAGTACAGATGAAAAAGTTCAAACTCTCATTAAAGAACTCAAGGAAAAGCATTTAATATAAGGAGGAAAATAAAGATGAAAGAAATATGGGTTTATATAGAAACGTTTAATAAAAAGGTGAAAAAAGTTAGTCTTGAGCTTTTGACAAAAGCAAATGAACTTTCACAAAAATTGAGTGCAAAGGTTGTAGCAGTTTACATTGATAAAGACGATTTGGATGATACTATTTCAAAGTATGGAGCAGATAAAATAGTTCATTTGTACAATAAAGATTTGCAATTTTACGACAGCCAGGTATATACAAATGCATTGTATAATTTGATAAAAGATAACAGACCTCATATATTGTTAATTGGTGCAACGTCAGTTGGTAGAGATTTAGCTCCAAGACTTGCAGCAAAGTTAAATACCGGTCTTACCGCAGATTGTACACAGCTTGATTTAGATGAGGATGGCTTATTGCTTCAAACACGACCTGCCTTCGGCGGAAATATAATGGCAACTATTATTTGTCCTGAACATATTCCTCAGATGGCAACTGTAAGACCGGGTATTTTTGAGGCAAAAAAATTAGAAAAGATTCCAGAAATAGAAAAAATTGAATTTGAACTTGAAAAGAATTGTACAACAAAAACTTTAGAAATTATGAAAAAAAACTCTCTTTTAAAAGATATCACCGAAAGTGATGTTATAGTTGCAGGGGGGAGAGGACTTTCAAAGAAGGAAGGATTTGATCTTTTAAGAGACCTTGCAAAAGAATTAAATGGTACAATTGCGGCTTCACGTGCAGCGGTTGAGGCAGGTTGGGCACCTCAAGAAATCCAAGTTGGCCAAACTGGGAAAACGGTAAAACCGAAAATATATATAGCTTGTGGTATTTCAGGAGCAATACAGCATATTGCAGGAATGAAAGATTCAAAATGTATAATAGCTATTAATAAAGATAAAAATGCTCCTATATTTAAAATAGCAGATTATGCAATAGTTGGAGATATATACGAAGTTGTTCCAAAGTTGATTGAAAAATTAAGGTTTTTAAAACAATAATTTTGAAAAAGTTAGAAAAATATGTATAATATAAATGAAGTTGTTTGCCTCTTCAATGTGAAGAGGCACTTTTTTTATCTTTGGAGGTGAACTTTTGTGGAAACAAAGGGTGTTAAATTACTTCAAGGTGATCCAAAAAGAGCAATAGTAAAACTTTCTATCCCTATGATATTTGCAATGTTAGTTCAAACTATGTATAACTTGGTCGATGGTATATGGGTTGCAGGACTTGGTCCAGCAGCGCTTGCAGCTATTGGTGCATTCTTCCCAATATTTATGATAATAATTTCTCTTGCATCTGGGCTTGGAGTTGGTGCAAGTTCAGTTATAGCAAGAAAAATTGGAGAAAGAAATAAACATGAAGCTGATAAAGCTGCTGTAAATTCGCTGGCAATAGCTGTTATCTTTGGAATTACCTTTATGATTGTATCTTTAGCCCTTATTAAACCTGTTTTAGAAGTATTAGGAATAAGCAAAAAAGTCTTGGATGAAACTCTAAAATATTCTTATATAATTATATTTTCCATTCCGCTATTAATGTTTAATAACGTTTCAAATGGAATTTTGCGTGGAGAAGGTGACGCAAAAAAAGCAATGTATGCAATCTCGATCGGGTCGATACTTAATATCTTTTTGGATCCACTTTTTATTTATACATTTAAACTTGGAATAAAAGGTGCAGCTTATGCAACAGTCTTTTCAATACTTGTTTCTGCTATTTTAATTGTTTTTTGGTTGTTTATAAAAAAAGATACATATGTTTCAATACATATTAAAGGAATGAAACTTGAAGCAAAGATAATAAATGATATATTAAGGGTTGGTATTCCTTCTTCGATAGCGCAGATTGCAATGTCTGCTGCAATGTTCGTATTGAACGTTTTTGCGGTTAAAGCGGGAAAAGATTTAGGAATAGCTGTCTTTACTAGCGCCTGGAGGATTATAAACTTTGGGACAGTACCGTTGATTGGGATAGCAACTGCTGTTACTTCTGTGACTGGTGCAGCGTTTGGACAAAGGGATGCTAAAAAATTGAAAACAGCTTATTTGTATGCTATTAGATTTGGAGAAATAATTTCGTTGATTGTTATGAGCTCTATTTTAATTTTTGCAAATTACATTGCAAAGGCTTTTACGTATTCAGAAAATGGTGCACAAATTTACAGTGAACTTGTAAATGCACTTAGAATTTTATCGTTGTTTTTGCCAGGAGTACCATTTGGAATGTTTACTTCCTCCATGTTTCAAGGAACAGGTTATGGAATAAGGAGTATGATTGTTTCAATAAATAGAACGATAATCATGCAAGTTTTATTCTCCTATTTGTATGTTTTTGTATTTAATATCGGTTTAAATGGAGTCTGGTGGGGGATTGTAACAGGGAATGCGATTTCCGCAGCTATTACATTTACATGGGGAATTTTTACGGTAAAATCTATAGATAGAAAATTTTTTTATCAAAATAGATAGTTTGTGCTAAATTTTATAGGAGATAAATTTTCATTTTTAGAAGGTTTTCGAAATATGAATAAATGTTCGTGCATAATAAGATGAAAATTGTATTTTTTAACTTGTTTTTCCCAGTATGGAGTTGATTTGCAATTGTGTTGAACTTTTATTATATCTTCTTTTAATACAAAGCCATTATTTAAAAATGCTTTTAAGACATAATAAGATAATGGTACATAGTGCCCACGTTTTCTTGTATCGCCTATTAAAATTGCACAATATTTATTTTCTTTTAGGACTCTAAACAATTCTTTTGCAATTTTATCTATTTCTTTAATAAACTTTTCAACATTTGAAATATTTGAAAGATCCCCTTCAATCGTTCCTTCTGAATACTTAATAATATTTAGATATGGGGGATGAGTAATAATTAAATCAATTGTATTGTCTTCTATTTCGCTTAGATTTCTTGCATCTCCTACTTTTACAATAGGTTCGTATTTATAATCTCCTTGAAATTCTAAATTTTGCTTTGTTATTTCGACAGATTTAGGATTGATATCGTATCCTAAAGATTTTCTATTTAATATTTTTGCTTCAATTAAGGTAGTGCCACTTCCAACCATTGGGTCTAAAATAACTTCTCCTTCTTTTGAATATTTGAGAATTAAGTTTCTTGGGATCTGAGGAGCAAAATTTCCTCTATATTTTGAATTATGAGTTTCCCATTTTCCCCTTTCTGGAAATGACCATACTGTAGTTATTTCTAATTTATTATTTATTTCCATTTTCACAACTCCATTTTTAGAAGCTGTATAAATTTGCTTAGTGTATTTAAATTATATATCTTTTCAATATATTCAAAAGCTTCTTGGATTTTATTTTTTGCGCGCAGCCATCCTTTTCCATCTGTTATCCATACAAATTCGTAATTTTTATATGATTTCAATTTTCTAGAAATTTCTATATATGACCTTGTAATTTCGTTAAGTTTTGAGCCTCCCACATTGTAAAAGTTTATCTCAATCAAGTAAGTCTTTTTGTTTGTTTTGATGAGAAAGTCAAATTTTTTTATGTCGCGACCTAAGTTTTTTATTTCTTTTAATGAATTGCTAGGTACTTCTTTTTTGTATTTTATTTTGTTTTGAATTAATAAATTTTCTACCATTTTTGACATTATTTTTCCATATCTGTTTTTTCTTGAATTGGAATCAAGTCCAACTTCAATTCCAAAAACATAATCTACAAGATTTTTAATGTTTTTATTTTTAAAAATTTCTTCTAGTCCGGTTTCTTTTATATACTCATAGATTTGTTCTGGGCTTTGAAAATAATCGCTTAGTTT contains:
- a CDS encoding MATE family efflux transporter — translated: METKGVKLLQGDPKRAIVKLSIPMIFAMLVQTMYNLVDGIWVAGLGPAALAAIGAFFPIFMIIISLASGLGVGASSVIARKIGERNKHEADKAAVNSLAIAVIFGITFMIVSLALIKPVLEVLGISKKVLDETLKYSYIIIFSIPLLMFNNVSNGILRGEGDAKKAMYAISIGSILNIFLDPLFIYTFKLGIKGAAYATVFSILVSAILIVFWLFIKKDTYVSIHIKGMKLEAKIINDILRVGIPSSIAQIAMSAAMFVLNVFAVKAGKDLGIAVFTSAWRIINFGTVPLIGIATAVTSVTGAAFGQRDAKKLKTAYLYAIRFGEIISLIVMSSILIFANYIAKAFTYSENGAQIYSELVNALRILSLFLPGVPFGMFTSSMFQGTGYGIRSMIVSINRTIIMQVLFSYLYVFVFNIGLNGVWWGIVTGNAISAAITFTWGIFTVKSIDRKFFYQNR
- a CDS encoding TRM11 family SAM-dependent methyltransferase, which translates into the protein MEINNKLEITTVWSFPERGKWETHNSKYRGNFAPQIPRNLILKYSKEGEVILDPMVGSGTTLIEAKILNRKSLGYDINPKSVEITKQNLEFQGDYKYEPIVKVGDARNLSEIEDNTIDLIITHPPYLNIIKYSEGTIEGDLSNISNVEKFIKEIDKIAKELFRVLKENKYCAILIGDTRKRGHYVPLSYYVLKAFLNNGFVLKEDIIKVQHNCKSTPYWEKQVKKYNFHLIMHEHLFIFRKPSKNENLSPIKFSTNYLF
- a CDS encoding type II restriction endonuclease, which produces MNFDEFINTLSDTNIALDSITDFQKVIKNVSKLELKLNQLNYLIGKKNLKEAIKEIFEENPKSFEILNILVAIRNSNIKVIDKNGKINKLSDYFQSPEQIYEYIKETGLEEIFKNKNIKNLVDYVFGIEVGLDSNSRKNRYGKIMSKMVENLLIQNKIKYKKEVPSNSLKEIKNLGRDIKKFDFLIKTNKKTYLIEINFYNVGGSKLNEITRSYIEISRKLKSYKNYEFVWITDGKGWLRAKNKIQEAFEYIEKIYNLNTLSKFIQLLKMEL
- a CDS encoding electron transfer flavoprotein subunit alpha/FixB family protein, producing MKEIWVYIETFNKKVKKVSLELLTKANELSQKLSAKVVAVYIDKDDLDDTISKYGADKIVHLYNKDLQFYDSQVYTNALYNLIKDNRPHILLIGATSVGRDLAPRLAAKLNTGLTADCTQLDLDEDGLLLQTRPAFGGNIMATIICPEHIPQMATVRPGIFEAKKLEKIPEIEKIEFELEKNCTTKTLEIMKKNSLLKDITESDVIVAGGRGLSKKEGFDLLRDLAKELNGTIAASRAAVEAGWAPQEIQVGQTGKTVKPKIYIACGISGAIQHIAGMKDSKCIIAINKDKNAPIFKIADYAIVGDIYEVVPKLIEKLRFLKQ
- a CDS encoding acyl-CoA dehydrogenase; this encodes MEFQLTKLQKWIKKAAREITEKEFKNLAAKVDEEGYFPIENVEKLRKYGFLGMNIPREYGGAGADDLSYVIAVEEISRYCATTGVILSAHNSLACWPIYYYGTDYQKEKFLRPLATGEKLGAFALTEPNAGSDASNQSTYAVKDGNNWIINGTKIFITNGGVADIYIIFASTNKELGAKGISAFIVERDTPGFSIGKIEEKMGIRGSATAELILNNVVVPGENLLGKEGQGFKIALKTLDGGRIGIAAQALGIAQGAFDETVKYIKQREQFGRPIAKFQSVQFMIAEMKTKIEAARCLVYNAALKKMKCSDYSLEAAMAKYYASDVAMEVTRMAVQLHGGYGYTKEYPVERMMRDAKITEIYEGTTEVQKIVISSNILK
- a CDS encoding electron transfer flavoprotein subunit beta/FixA family protein, whose translation is MNIVVCIKQVPDTTELKIDPITGTLIRKGVPSIMNYDDKAALEEALKLKDQIGAKVTAISMGPEQAKEVLEEALAMGADDAILISDKVFSGSDTWATSNVLSEAIKKIGFDVIFTGRQAIDGDTAQVGPQIAQKLGIPQVTYVRKLSYKEGKFLIEREMDDYIEIMEARPPVLFSVVKEANNPRYLDVRRLVDICQKDPIQIWNNNDLKIDESIIGLKGSPTKVKKTFTPTFEKETKVIEGSTDEKVQTLIKELKEKHLI